In Candidatus Cloacimonadota bacterium, the following are encoded in one genomic region:
- a CDS encoding methyltransferase: MQHHKKIIAEKVMQIITANWIAQPLYVVTKLGIPVILAEGPKSSNELAEITGTYEPFLYRVMRALSSVGFFHEEKDRVFGITPMGEILQKDKMQPIVLMFLSDWHANAWAHLLKSVKTGKIAFECAYGRSAFEWLAKHEEAAEVFNKANELKAIQSHAAVVDMYDFSKVNSIVDIGGGYGGLLFCILFKNPHLKGIIADLPYMKEKVEQGISANELSDRCVFIACDFFQEIPADHDCYILSNILHDWDDEKCQTTLSNCHNAMGNSARLLIIESILPKRNEFTITSLMDLEVMVMGGGKERTESEYQNLLYGSGFLLKKIIQTKDNISIIECMKK; encoded by the coding sequence ATGCAACATCATAAAAAAATAATTGCTGAAAAAGTTATGCAGATCATCACAGCGAACTGGATCGCACAGCCGCTCTACGTGGTAACAAAATTGGGAATCCCGGTCATCCTCGCCGAAGGTCCAAAATCAAGTAACGAGCTTGCAGAAATAACAGGAACCTACGAACCATTTCTCTACAGGGTCATGAGAGCTTTGTCATCGGTCGGCTTTTTTCATGAAGAAAAGGATCGTGTTTTCGGCATTACGCCGATGGGCGAGATTTTGCAAAAAGACAAAATGCAGCCAATCGTTTTAATGTTCCTGTCAGACTGGCATGCCAATGCCTGGGCACATCTGCTGAAGAGTGTAAAAACCGGAAAAATTGCATTTGAATGTGCGTATGGAAGGTCAGCTTTTGAATGGCTTGCAAAGCATGAAGAAGCAGCAGAAGTATTCAACAAAGCAAATGAACTGAAAGCTATTCAAAGCCATGCCGCAGTTGTTGATATGTATGACTTCTCGAAAGTAAATTCGATCGTAGATATTGGAGGTGGGTATGGAGGATTACTCTTTTGTATCTTATTTAAAAATCCTCACCTAAAGGGAATCATAGCAGATTTGCCGTATATGAAAGAGAAGGTTGAACAAGGAATCTCAGCAAACGAGTTAAGCGACAGGTGTGTGTTTATTGCATGTGATTTCTTTCAGGAGATCCCTGCTGATCATGATTGCTATATTCTGTCGAACATTCTTCATGACTGGGATGACGAAAAATGTCAAACCACCCTCTCAAACTGCCATAATGCAATGGGAAACAGTGCCAGACTGCTCATCATAGAATCCATCCTCCCGAAAAGAAATGAATTCACGATCACCAGCTTGATGGACCTGGAAGTCATGGTCATGGGTGGTGGAAAAGAGCGTACCGAATCTGAATACCAAAACCTCTTATATGGATCAGGATTTCTGCTGAAGAAGATTATTCAAACAAAAGATAATATTTCAATCATAGAGTGCATGAAAAAATAA
- a CDS encoding GNAT family N-acetyltransferase, translated as MNVTVREMQLGDIEKIVDYFHESETAFLEAMGVDKRKLPDREQWIEKLKAEYNKKLEDKELYYIIWLLDDEPIGHSNISKIKYGNSATMHLHIWKNDKRKKRFGLEFLKRTIPMYFEKYELKKLICEPYSKNIAPNKVLQKAGFTFIRSYDTIPGPLNFYQTIHRYELSAEGFENLFINE; from the coding sequence ATGAATGTGACTGTTCGGGAAATGCAATTAGGTGATATCGAGAAGATCGTTGACTATTTCCACGAATCTGAAACCGCATTTCTTGAAGCAATGGGTGTTGACAAGAGGAAATTACCTGATAGGGAGCAATGGATCGAAAAGCTGAAAGCAGAATATAACAAAAAACTCGAAGATAAAGAATTATACTATATCATCTGGCTTCTTGATGATGAACCGATCGGGCATTCAAACATCAGTAAGATAAAATATGGCAATTCAGCTACGATGCACCTGCACATATGGAAAAATGATAAGAGAAAAAAGAGATTTGGGTTAGAATTTTTAAAACGCACAATTCCCATGTATTTCGAGAAGTATGAACTAAAAAAACTTATCTGCGAACCGTATTCAAAGAATATTGCACCAAACAAGGTATTACAAAAAGCCGGATTTACCTTCATTCGCTCATATGACACGATTCCAGGACCTTTGAATTTCTATCAGACCATACACCGATACGAACTATCAGCAGAAGGATTTGAGAATCTTTTTATAAACGAATAA
- the xerD gene encoding site-specific tyrosine recombinase XerD: protein MKNDRKLSEKDISLINKYKFYLQFEKGLSENSIAAYQSDLVHFADKKSGGDLTKITSTDVIDYINFLYSHGASDKTVARKRSSLSNFYKFLYVEEMIPEPIFEKFPSPKVSASLPDVLSIEEVDALINAVDRTDEYGTRDRAILEFLYSTGARISEMIGVRIGDLYLDEKIVRLFGKGRKERYVPISETALNYCQQYIENSRPKLLQYKQSNILFLNRFGNKLSRMGCWKLIDKYAQQAGIKSHVSAHTLRHSFATHLLQGGANLRIVQELLGHSSISTTQIYTNIDRKYLKEVHSLYHPRA, encoded by the coding sequence ATGAAAAATGACAGAAAACTCTCGGAAAAAGATATAAGTTTGATCAATAAATATAAGTTCTATCTTCAGTTCGAGAAAGGGTTGAGTGAAAATTCTATTGCCGCGTACCAGAGTGATCTTGTGCATTTTGCAGATAAAAAAAGCGGGGGAGATCTCACAAAAATCACCTCCACCGATGTCATTGATTACATCAATTTTCTCTATTCCCATGGTGCGTCGGACAAGACTGTTGCACGAAAACGCAGTTCGCTTTCAAATTTCTATAAATTTCTGTATGTAGAGGAAATGATCCCGGAACCGATCTTCGAGAAATTTCCGTCGCCAAAAGTGTCGGCATCGTTACCGGATGTGCTCTCCATCGAAGAGGTGGATGCGCTGATCAATGCAGTGGATAGAACAGATGAGTATGGCACCCGTGACCGGGCAATCCTTGAGTTCCTGTACTCGACCGGAGCACGTATTTCAGAAATGATCGGTGTGCGGATTGGAGATCTGTATTTAGATGAAAAAATCGTACGGTTATTCGGTAAAGGTCGCAAAGAACGGTATGTGCCAATCTCTGAAACAGCACTGAACTACTGCCAGCAGTACATCGAGAATTCACGTCCTAAGCTTCTACAATACAAGCAGAGTAATATTTTATTCTTAAACAGGTTCGGCAATAAACTCAGCCGTATGGGCTGCTGGAAGCTCATCGATAAATATGCGCAGCAGGCTGGCATCAAAAGCCATGTGTCAGCCCACACACTCAGGCACTCTTTTGCCACTCATCTGCTCCAGGGCGGAGCTAATCTGCGCATTGTCCAGGAGTTACTCGGGCACAGCAGTATCAGCACGACCCAAATTTATACAAATATTGACAGGAAATATCTCAAAGAAGTTCAT
- a CDS encoding DUF4173 domain-containing protein — translation MIKKDDIKNNIDNPELLEKLYQEDRKAFSQAFFKIYDEIAENDIATFWKTRLEFTQQKEERVTVRKNDLFVVLLTYLVTAVLIKSPQIFGLNVIGDFFYIKNVGLIVFFGLSMYVFLTKKKLNLSHVLISLLVFAGSAVYVNLLPSNVMNDSIMLVYLHLPLMLWCLYGLVYINFDVKDVARRIDYIQYMGDLAILYAIIALVGGILTAVTLGLFDAIGLNIEQFYFEYIIPIGAVCAPIVATFIIKKLPFIKNQLAPIIAKVFSPLVLLTLIIYLSSILITGKNLYHDRDFLIVFNLLLLGVMAIIVFSLSETAKGEKQKFNEIILFILTILTLVVDLIALSAILYRLREFGFTPNRTAVLGSNLLIFVNLVLILIDLIKVNFKGRKISKVEIIIARYLPVYMIWTVIVVFGFPLIFGLQ, via the coding sequence ATGATTAAAAAAGATGATATCAAAAACAATATCGATAATCCTGAATTGCTTGAAAAATTGTATCAGGAAGATAGGAAAGCATTTTCACAGGCATTCTTCAAAATATACGATGAGATTGCTGAGAATGACATAGCGACATTCTGGAAAACCCGCTTGGAATTTACTCAACAAAAAGAAGAGAGAGTAACGGTCAGAAAGAATGATTTATTTGTGGTACTCCTCACCTATCTTGTTACCGCTGTCCTTATAAAATCTCCGCAAATTTTTGGCTTGAACGTTATTGGAGATTTCTTCTATATAAAAAATGTCGGACTCATCGTGTTTTTTGGATTATCAATGTATGTGTTCCTCACAAAGAAAAAACTAAATCTATCCCATGTACTCATTTCACTTCTTGTATTCGCAGGATCAGCAGTTTATGTCAACCTGCTTCCATCCAATGTAATGAACGATTCTATCATGCTGGTATACCTGCATCTTCCACTCATGCTGTGGTGTCTCTATGGATTGGTCTATATCAATTTTGACGTAAAGGATGTCGCCAGACGTATTGACTACATACAATACATGGGCGACCTTGCAATACTCTATGCCATCATAGCACTAGTCGGAGGTATTCTTACTGCAGTCACCCTTGGCCTGTTCGATGCGATCGGACTCAACATTGAGCAATTCTATTTTGAATATATCATTCCGATCGGAGCTGTATGTGCCCCAATTGTGGCGACGTTTATAATCAAGAAGCTGCCGTTTATAAAAAATCAACTAGCACCGATCATCGCAAAGGTGTTCAGTCCACTCGTGCTGCTAACGCTGATCATCTACCTGTCGAGTATTCTCATTACTGGAAAGAACTTGTATCATGACAGAGATTTCCTGATCGTATTCAATCTCCTTCTGCTGGGAGTAATGGCAATAATCGTGTTCTCATTATCCGAAACGGCAAAAGGTGAAAAACAAAAATTCAATGAGATAATCCTGTTTATCCTTACCATACTCACGCTGGTGGTCGACCTGATTGCGCTGTCTGCAATACTCTACAGACTGCGAGAGTTCGGATTCACACCAAACCGAACTGCTGTTCTTGGTTCCAACCTGCTGATCTTTGTAAACCTCGTTTTAATATTGATCGACCTGATCAAAGTAAATTTCAAAGGGAGAAAAATTTCGAAGGTTGAAATAATAATCGCAAGGTATTTACCGGTTTACATGATCTGGACAGTTATCGTCGTGTTTGGTTTTCCACTTATTTTTGGTCTGCAATAA
- a CDS encoding isoprenylcysteine carboxylmethyltransferase family protein has protein sequence MKQLHRYILGYAIGIIIFLGIIPYSLYELSKLDYLFTNKLLFNNKLLRYIISSLFCIAGAIFMLWSNIYLFKIGKGGPAEAYGISLSPKTKKLVKTGPYRYSRNPMVFGALTFYVSIAILLNSITGLICLCILLFIAIAYLKFSEEKRLLRDFGNEYREYKKNVSMLLPRKNTKRKDANNNHKKIDTQLPPL, from the coding sequence ATGAAACAACTTCATAGATACATCCTAGGCTATGCTATTGGTATCATCATTTTTCTTGGTATAATACCGTATAGTTTATATGAATTATCAAAGTTAGATTACTTGTTCACGAATAAGTTACTTTTTAATAACAAACTATTAAGATATATCATCTCTTCATTGTTTTGTATCGCAGGTGCAATTTTCATGCTCTGGTCCAATATTTACTTGTTCAAGATCGGTAAGGGTGGGCCTGCTGAAGCATATGGAATCTCATTAAGTCCCAAAACTAAAAAGCTCGTAAAAACCGGACCGTATCGTTATAGCAGAAATCCAATGGTTTTTGGAGCACTGACTTTTTATGTCTCAATTGCCATCCTTTTGAACTCGATCACTGGGTTGATATGTTTATGTATTTTACTTTTTATTGCAATTGCATATTTAAAATTTTCAGAAGAAAAAAGGCTGTTGAGAGATTTTGGGAATGAATATAGAGAATATAAAAAGAATGTATCGATGTTACTTCCTAGAAAAAACACAAAAAGAAAAGATGCAAACAATAATCATAAAAAAATTGACACCCAACTTCCCCCCTTGTGA